From a region of the Paenibacillus lutimineralis genome:
- a CDS encoding ABC transporter permease codes for MWTTLEQIFPYAIVFTIPLLITALGALFSERSGVVNIGLDGLMIVGSFTGAFVVSKLQEHYQGSWWVLWVGLLAAAVVSALFSMLHAFASINLSANQIISGTAINMIAGALTIFLARNMTGSGNIRITQGFLPFDIPVLSKIPIIGPLFFTKMYASTLLVVIILLLSTFLLYKTPFGLRLRSCGEHPHAAEAAGIHVRSMRYIGVMISGAFAGLGGATILLTYSGEFTGNVAGLGFLALASLIFGQWKPMGILLATLFFGFASTVANVSQVIPSLAVFPPVILKILPYVVTLIALVIFSKSSNAPKAVGEPFDSGKR; via the coding sequence ATGTGGACAACGCTTGAACAGATTTTTCCGTATGCTATCGTGTTCACTATCCCGCTTTTGATTACCGCCTTGGGCGCATTGTTCAGTGAACGAAGCGGGGTCGTGAATATCGGTCTCGACGGGTTGATGATTGTCGGTTCCTTTACCGGTGCTTTTGTCGTATCGAAGCTACAGGAACATTATCAGGGCTCGTGGTGGGTTCTGTGGGTAGGATTGCTAGCTGCTGCTGTGGTAAGCGCATTATTCTCCATGTTGCATGCCTTCGCGAGTATCAATCTGAGCGCCAACCAGATCATTAGTGGAACGGCGATCAATATGATTGCCGGCGCCTTGACCATCTTCCTGGCACGTAACATGACTGGTAGTGGGAATATTCGGATCACACAGGGCTTCTTGCCTTTCGATATACCGGTGCTATCCAAGATTCCGATTATTGGTCCCTTATTCTTCACCAAAATGTATGCATCGACATTGTTAGTCGTAATCATTCTCTTGCTCAGTACATTTCTGCTGTACAAGACGCCATTTGGCCTCCGCCTTCGTTCTTGCGGTGAGCATCCGCATGCTGCCGAAGCAGCTGGTATCCATGTGAGATCTATGCGTTACATCGGCGTTATGATCTCCGGGGCATTTGCCGGGTTGGGCGGTGCGACAATTCTATTGACTTACTCGGGAGAGTTTACCGGGAATGTGGCGGGCCTTGGTTTCCTTGCCTTGGCTTCGTTAATTTTCGGTCAATGGAAGCCGATGGGCATCTTGCTGGCAACCCTATTCTTCGGCTTCGCCAGCACCGTAGCTAACGTATCGCAGGTCATTCCGTCGCTGGCCGTATTCCCGCCAGTCATTCTGAAGATTCTCCCTTATGTGGTGACACTGATCGCCCTGGTTATCTTCTCGAAATCGTCCAATGCACCGAAAGCCGTCGGAGAGCCTTTTGATTCTGGAAAACGGTAA
- a CDS encoding ABC transporter permease: protein MNNSVKSLLAVVFGLIAGALLMAVTGHNPVEGYMYLIQGGLKNPERIGNTLATATPLILTGLSVAFAFRTGLFNIGAAGQMLIGGFAATAIGLSLDLPSAILLPLMVIIGFIGGALWAVIPGFLKAKYNVHEVVSTIMMNWIAYWTVYYVVPAYFKGTSLETESRQLPSGAMLHQEWLSNLFQGSYINLGFFVAVLVVLLVAFLINKTTLGYELKAVGFNRHAAEYAGIAVKRSIVLSMFISGGIAGLAGVAQYTGNASSIQIGILPTQGFDGIAVALLGANAPLGVFASALFFGLLYSGRGFMNAMTDIPPEIADTIIAIIIYFAATSILIERLIRKLKVRRAANKKQGEQDHVDNA from the coding sequence ATGAATAACAGCGTAAAATCGTTGCTTGCCGTTGTGTTTGGACTTATCGCAGGGGCATTGCTTATGGCGGTGACTGGTCATAATCCGGTAGAAGGGTATATGTATCTCATCCAGGGCGGACTTAAGAACCCAGAAAGAATCGGAAATACGTTGGCTACAGCAACTCCGCTTATCCTGACAGGTTTATCGGTTGCGTTTGCGTTCCGTACTGGATTGTTTAATATCGGAGCGGCTGGACAGATGCTTATCGGCGGTTTCGCAGCAACAGCTATAGGTCTTTCGCTGGATCTGCCTAGCGCAATTCTTTTGCCGTTAATGGTAATCATCGGGTTTATCGGCGGTGCTCTGTGGGCTGTTATCCCAGGCTTCTTGAAGGCCAAGTATAACGTGCATGAAGTCGTATCCACGATCATGATGAACTGGATCGCTTACTGGACGGTATATTATGTTGTTCCAGCTTACTTCAAAGGGACTAGCCTGGAGACAGAATCGCGCCAGCTTCCGTCAGGAGCGATGCTGCATCAGGAATGGTTAAGCAACTTATTCCAGGGATCCTATATCAATTTGGGCTTTTTTGTCGCGGTTCTCGTCGTGCTGTTGGTCGCATTCCTGATTAACAAGACGACGCTTGGTTATGAGCTGAAGGCGGTCGGATTCAACCGACACGCGGCTGAATATGCAGGCATCGCCGTTAAACGGAGCATTGTGCTGTCTATGTTCATTTCTGGCGGCATCGCTGGCCTGGCAGGGGTGGCACAATACACAGGGAATGCGTCCAGCATTCAAATTGGCATATTGCCGACCCAGGGCTTTGACGGCATCGCTGTCGCACTGCTTGGTGCGAACGCGCCATTAGGGGTATTTGCGTCGGCTCTGTTCTTCGGTTTACTATATTCCGGCCGGGGATTCATGAATGCCATGACCGATATCCCGCCGGAAATTGCAGACACTATCATTGCCATCATTATTTATTTTGCCGCGACAAGCATTCTTATCGAACGACTGATTCGCAAGCTGAAGGTGCGTCGTGCAGCAAATAAAAAGCAGGGGGAACAAGACCATGTGGACAACGCTTGA
- a CDS encoding ABC transporter ATP-binding protein, whose translation MDYVVEMVGIRKEFPGIVANDDITIRLQKGEIHALLGENGAGKSTLMSILFGMYQPDRGVIKVKGQEVRISNPNVANKLGIGMVHQHFKLVEPFTVTENIILGSETRKFFFGLDVRTAAKRVEELSKKYGLNVDPYAKIEDISVGMQQRVEILKMLYRDAEVLIFDEPTAVLTPQEIKDLQDIMKNLVNEGKSIILITHKLKEIKAVADRCTVIRRGKTIGTVNVADTSREEMAEMMVGRSVSFKVDKEESKPGKTVLEVQSLTVKNSKKVEALKSFSLSLKAGEILGIAGVDGNGQSELIEAITGLRSIESGTVTLNGKTLNDLSVRQRNDSGIGHIPEDRHKRGLVLDYTLEENLILEVYNRPPYSKKGLLQSAAISEHAEHIIQSFDVRSGTGGSSIVRSMSGGNQQKAVIGREVERDPDLLIAVQPTRGLDVGSIEYIHKRLVEQRDKGKAVLLVSLELDEVMNLADRIAVINNGELIGIVNASETNERELGLMMAGYHKEEGTA comes from the coding sequence ATGGACTATGTTGTCGAGATGGTGGGCATCCGCAAGGAATTTCCGGGTATCGTAGCCAATGATGACATTACGATTAGGCTGCAGAAGGGCGAGATTCATGCCCTACTGGGTGAGAACGGGGCAGGCAAATCAACACTGATGAGTATCCTGTTCGGCATGTATCAGCCTGACCGTGGAGTCATTAAGGTGAAAGGCCAGGAAGTGCGGATTTCGAATCCGAATGTGGCGAACAAGCTTGGCATCGGGATGGTGCACCAGCATTTCAAGCTGGTTGAGCCATTTACCGTGACCGAGAATATTATTCTAGGCAGTGAGACTCGCAAATTTTTCTTCGGCCTGGACGTGAGAACCGCTGCCAAGCGGGTAGAGGAACTGTCCAAGAAATACGGCCTCAATGTAGACCCTTATGCCAAAATCGAAGATATTTCGGTGGGCATGCAGCAGAGGGTTGAGATTCTTAAGATGCTATACCGCGATGCGGAAGTACTCATCTTCGACGAGCCAACCGCCGTGTTGACTCCGCAGGAGATCAAAGACCTTCAGGATATCATGAAGAATCTGGTTAACGAAGGTAAGTCCATTATTTTGATAACCCACAAGCTGAAGGAGATCAAAGCAGTAGCAGACCGATGTACCGTTATTCGCCGTGGCAAGACGATCGGAACAGTGAATGTTGCCGACACCAGCCGCGAAGAAATGGCTGAAATGATGGTAGGACGTAGCGTATCCTTTAAGGTAGACAAAGAAGAGAGCAAGCCGGGTAAAACTGTGCTTGAGGTCCAATCGCTCACGGTTAAGAACAGTAAGAAGGTCGAAGCACTTAAATCCTTCAGTCTTAGTCTAAAAGCCGGCGAGATATTAGGGATTGCAGGGGTAGATGGCAACGGGCAGTCTGAGCTAATTGAGGCCATTACCGGTCTTCGTTCTATAGAGAGCGGAACCGTAACCTTAAACGGGAAGACTCTAAATGACTTGTCCGTTCGCCAGCGCAATGACAGTGGAATTGGACATATTCCCGAAGACCGCCATAAGCGGGGGCTTGTGCTGGATTACACGCTCGAGGAGAATCTAATTCTTGAAGTGTACAACAGACCGCCATACTCCAAGAAGGGTCTGCTTCAGTCAGCAGCGATCAGCGAGCATGCAGAGCATATTATTCAGAGCTTCGATGTCCGGTCAGGTACTGGCGGAAGTTCAATCGTTCGCTCGATGTCTGGAGGCAACCAGCAGAAGGCGGTTATCGGACGCGAAGTAGAACGTGATCCCGATCTTCTGATAGCGGTTCAACCGACCCGGGGGCTTGATGTGGGTTCTATTGAATATATACACAAGCGCCTTGTGGAGCAGCGAGACAAGGGCAAAGCTGTTCTACTCGTCTCGTTGGAACTGGACGAAGTAATGAACTTGGCGGATCGCATCGCAGTTATAAATAATGGCGAGCTGATAGGGATTGTTAATGCCTCCGAAACGAACGAAAGAGAGCTCGGGCTCATGATGGCCGGGTATCATAAGGAGGAGGGCACCGCATGA
- a CDS encoding BMP family lipoprotein, whose product MKKGVIALLTLVLSVTMLAGCGDKSTSESSGNGGENTPKANFKVGMVTDAGTIDDKSFNQGTYEGIVMANKDFKMDYKYLKPAGTTEADYSKEIGNLYDAGFKFIVTPGFKFETAIFSAQDKYTDAKFVIIDGAPHSGDAKPVVKENTVSIFFAEHEAGFVAGVAAALHVKDGQAGFIGGMEIPPVQKFNWGFQQGVKYANENLGTKLVINKENVVYQGSFDNVAAGSQLAAQMYDRGVNVIFAAAGGVGVGAINETKTRVKNGSDVWVVGVDVDQYQDGIYEGDKSVILTSAVKKIDQAAYDMIKAEMEGKFPGGQTLTLDAKSDGVGLPEKNPNLSEDILKQVDEVYGKIKSGEITVAGEQGDLIK is encoded by the coding sequence ATGAAAAAAGGGGTCATAGCTTTATTAACTTTGGTGTTATCGGTCACCATGTTGGCGGGATGCGGAGACAAATCGACATCGGAATCCAGCGGTAATGGTGGAGAAAATACGCCTAAAGCGAACTTTAAAGTAGGGATGGTTACGGACGCTGGAACAATCGATGATAAGTCTTTTAACCAGGGTACCTATGAGGGCATCGTGATGGCTAACAAGGATTTCAAGATGGATTACAAATACTTGAAACCAGCCGGAACAACGGAAGCAGATTATTCGAAAGAGATCGGTAATCTGTACGATGCTGGCTTCAAATTTATCGTAACACCTGGCTTCAAATTTGAAACCGCTATTTTTAGTGCTCAAGACAAATATACTGATGCTAAATTCGTTATTATCGACGGAGCACCACACTCTGGGGACGCTAAGCCGGTCGTAAAAGAGAATACTGTCTCCATCTTCTTCGCGGAGCATGAGGCTGGGTTCGTGGCTGGCGTAGCGGCGGCCCTGCACGTGAAGGACGGGCAAGCCGGCTTTATCGGCGGTATGGAAATTCCTCCTGTACAGAAGTTCAACTGGGGCTTCCAACAGGGTGTGAAGTATGCAAATGAAAATCTAGGTACGAAACTAGTGATCAACAAAGAGAACGTAGTATACCAAGGTTCCTTCGATAATGTTGCAGCAGGCAGCCAACTCGCTGCACAAATGTATGACCGCGGCGTAAACGTTATTTTCGCAGCTGCTGGCGGCGTAGGTGTAGGCGCTATCAACGAGACGAAGACTCGTGTTAAGAACGGTTCAGACGTTTGGGTCGTAGGCGTTGACGTTGACCAATATCAAGACGGCATTTATGAAGGAGACAAATCAGTTATCCTTACTTCCGCTGTCAAGAAGATTGACCAAGCTGCTTATGACATGATTAAGGCTGAGATGGAAGGCAAGTTCCCAGGCGGACAGACACTTACCCTTGATGCGAAGAGCGATGGCGTAGGTCTTCCAGAGAAGAATCCGAACCTTAGCGAAGACATTCTTAAGCAAGTGGACGAAGTATATGGCAAGATTAAATCCGGAGAGATTACTGTAGCTGGTGAGCAAGGCGACCTGATTAAGTAA
- a CDS encoding virulence factor yields the protein MKIIFIEPTPSPNSMKLHLDESLEPGIRRTYTLDNERSAPAWIRQMLNIPGVKSVFHTADFVALDRKGGADWAAILAAVQEQFGQDHVESAWNPEDGEAHGFGEAQVFVQFFRGIPMQIRVKSGNQEERIGLSSRFVDAVTEVASATLIKERKLVDYGVRYGELPDIAREVEQELEAAYPAERLQEIVSQAIAHGHSDAEFVEHRRVLSLVEVVEQMQDSDWHVRYAGLEALQQPGPEAMPLLTEALRDKQMQVRRLVVVYLGDIRTPEAMELLYEALRDASAAVRRTAGDTLSDIGDPAATGPMIEALQDKSKLVRWRAARFLYEAGTDDALEALRAAAGDPEFEVGLQARMAVERIESGEQAAGTVWQQMAKRER from the coding sequence ATGAAAATTATTTTTATAGAACCTACCCCTAGCCCCAACTCTATGAAGCTACATCTGGACGAGAGCCTGGAGCCAGGGATTCGCAGAACATACACATTGGACAATGAACGCTCCGCTCCGGCCTGGATCAGACAAATGCTGAACATCCCAGGGGTGAAAAGCGTCTTCCACACCGCAGATTTCGTAGCATTGGATCGTAAGGGTGGTGCAGACTGGGCCGCAATTCTGGCCGCCGTCCAAGAACAATTCGGCCAGGATCATGTGGAATCCGCCTGGAATCCGGAGGATGGAGAAGCCCATGGCTTTGGCGAGGCACAAGTATTCGTGCAGTTCTTCCGTGGTATTCCAATGCAGATTCGTGTTAAATCTGGCAATCAGGAGGAGCGTATTGGACTATCCTCCCGTTTTGTTGATGCCGTCACTGAGGTCGCCAGCGCCACATTGATTAAAGAGCGTAAGCTGGTCGACTACGGTGTGCGTTATGGCGAATTGCCAGATATCGCCCGCGAAGTAGAGCAGGAGCTTGAAGCTGCTTATCCGGCTGAACGGCTGCAGGAGATCGTGAGTCAAGCGATTGCCCATGGCCATAGCGATGCCGAATTTGTCGAGCATCGCCGCGTGCTCAGTCTAGTTGAAGTTGTTGAGCAAATGCAAGATAGCGACTGGCATGTACGGTATGCCGGGCTTGAGGCACTTCAGCAACCAGGACCAGAGGCGATGCCTCTGCTTACAGAGGCACTGCGTGACAAACAGATGCAGGTCCGCCGTCTGGTGGTCGTCTACCTTGGCGACATCCGTACGCCAGAAGCAATGGAACTGCTCTATGAGGCGCTGCGCGATGCTTCCGCAGCCGTTCGCCGTACCGCTGGCGATACGTTGTCCGATATCGGCGATCCGGCTGCGACAGGGCCAATGATCGAGGCGCTGCAGGACAAGAGCAAGCTTGTCCGCTGGCGGGCGGCGCGCTTCCTGTACGAGGCGGGCACCGACGATGCGCTTGAGGCATTGCGTGCCGCAGCGGGCGATCCAGAATTCGAGGTCGGCCTACAGGCCAGAATGGCCGTGGAGCGGATCGAATCCGGAGAACAGGCCGCCGGCACCGTCTGGCAGCAAATGGCGAAGCGCGAAAGATAA
- a CDS encoding amino acid permease — MSKQPSKINSSSLKPGLKARHMTMIALGGSIGTGLFLASGGAIASAGPGGALLAYAAVGIMVYFLMTSLGELATYIPDSGSFETYASRFVDPSLGFAMGWNFWYNWAITIAAELSAATLIMKYWFPNSSSFIWSFLFLALIFGLNVLSVKGYGESEYWFAIIKIVVVIVFLIVGVAMIFGILGGEAVGFKNFTIGDAPFHGGFFTFLGVFMAAGFSFQGTEMIGVAAGESNNPREHVPRAIRQVFWRILLFYIFAILVIGLLIPYTNPNLLKSGIDSIGVSPFTLVFERAGLAFAASAMNAVILTSVLSAGNSGMYASSRVLYSLAKRGKAPQFLGRLNRHGIPMNALLLTTAVGMIAFLASLFGDGVVYTWLLNASGMCGFITWLGIAISHYRFRRAFMAQGHDLNELPYRAKWFPFGPIFAFILCLIVIIGQSMSLITEHGFDWQGLIAAYVTIPVFLIVWLGYKWKHHIKLVPLKECDLSSPTRGNQ, encoded by the coding sequence ATGAGTAAACAACCTAGCAAGATAAATTCGTCGTCTCTTAAGCCGGGACTCAAGGCGAGACATATGACGATGATCGCCCTCGGCGGTTCGATCGGAACGGGCCTGTTCCTCGCCAGCGGTGGCGCCATTGCCTCTGCAGGTCCGGGCGGAGCCCTGCTGGCTTATGCAGCGGTCGGCATCATGGTCTACTTCCTCATGACCAGTCTAGGAGAACTGGCCACTTATATACCAGACTCCGGGTCCTTCGAGACCTATGCCTCTCGCTTCGTTGACCCGTCCCTTGGCTTCGCCATGGGCTGGAATTTCTGGTACAACTGGGCAATCACGATTGCAGCCGAGCTGTCGGCTGCCACGCTTATTATGAAATACTGGTTTCCGAACAGCTCCTCTTTTATCTGGAGCTTCCTGTTCCTGGCCTTGATCTTCGGACTGAACGTATTGTCTGTCAAAGGCTACGGGGAATCAGAGTATTGGTTCGCCATCATTAAGATTGTTGTCGTCATCGTGTTTCTGATCGTCGGCGTTGCTATGATCTTTGGCATCTTAGGAGGCGAAGCTGTCGGCTTCAAAAACTTCACGATCGGGGATGCGCCATTTCACGGCGGGTTCTTCACCTTCCTTGGGGTATTTATGGCCGCAGGCTTCTCCTTCCAGGGCACTGAGATGATCGGGGTTGCTGCCGGAGAAAGTAATAACCCGCGGGAGCATGTCCCACGGGCGATCCGTCAAGTATTCTGGCGTATCCTGCTGTTCTATATTTTCGCGATCCTAGTGATCGGACTTCTGATTCCATACACGAATCCAAACCTGCTTAAGAGTGGGATCGACAGTATCGGCGTCAGTCCGTTCACCCTTGTATTCGAGCGAGCTGGTCTGGCCTTCGCTGCTTCAGCAATGAATGCAGTCATCTTAACTTCGGTGCTATCCGCTGGCAACTCGGGAATGTACGCTTCCTCGCGCGTTCTCTATTCCCTGGCCAAGCGCGGTAAAGCTCCTCAATTCCTAGGCAGGCTGAACCGTCACGGTATCCCGATGAATGCTCTCCTGCTGACGACAGCGGTCGGCATGATCGCTTTCTTGGCCTCGCTGTTTGGCGATGGTGTTGTCTACACCTGGCTGCTGAACGCATCCGGAATGTGCGGCTTCATCACTTGGCTTGGCATCGCCATTAGCCATTACCGGTTCCGCCGTGCCTTCATGGCTCAAGGCCATGATCTGAATGAACTGCCATATAGAGCAAAATGGTTCCCATTCGGCCCTATCTTTGCGTTCATACTGTGCCTGATCGTTATTATTGGACAGAGCATGTCCCTGATCACGGAACATGGCTTCGATTGGCAAGGCTTAATCGCGGCATATGTTACGATCCCGGTCTTCCTAATCGTCTGGCTCGGGTATAAATGGAAACATCATATTAAGCTTGTCCCACTCAAGGAATGTGATCTCTCCTCCCCTACTCGCGGCAATCAATAA